From one Musa acuminata AAA Group cultivar baxijiao chromosome BXJ2-6, Cavendish_Baxijiao_AAA, whole genome shotgun sequence genomic stretch:
- the LOC135615120 gene encoding protein G1-like1 has translation MPSANSDSSGNSGALDGGGRPSRYESQKRRDWNSFRQYLRNHRPPLELARCSGAHVLEFLRYLDQFGKTKVHAAGCPFFGHPHPPAPCPCPLRQAWGSLDALVGRLRAAFEEDGGQPEANPFAARAVRLYLREVRDSQAKARGIAYEKKKRKRPFPPLQGYNPQPPVPMAAAVPVIGYDQPESDLNLVSGGYQHHLHGHPMLPTVDASGDEAAAMAVAEAHSGGMIPLSVLN, from the coding sequence ATGCCGTCGGCGAACTCGGATAGCTCGGGGAATTCGGGCGCTCTTGATGGCGGCGGCAGGCCGAGCCGGTACGAGTCGCAGAAGCGGCGCGACTGGAACTCCTTCAGACAGTACCTCCGCAACCACCGCCCGCCGCTCGAGCTTGCCCGGTGCAGCGGCGCCCACGTGCTCGAGTTCCTCCGCTACCTCGACCAGTTCGGCAAGACCAAGGTCCACGCTGCCGGGTGCCCCTTCTTCGGCCACCCGCATCCCCCGGCACCGTGCCCCTGCCCCCTCAGGCAGGCCTGGGGCAGCCTCGACGCGCTCGTGGGCCGCCTCCGCGCCGCCTTCGAGGAGGACGGCGGCCAGCCGGAGGCCAACCCCTTCGCGGCGCGCGCCGTCCGGCTGTACCTCAGGGAGGTGAGGGACAGCCAGGCCAAAGCGAGGGGGATCGCTTACGAGAAGAAGAAGCGAAAGCGGCCCTTTCCGCCGCTGCAGGGTTACAACCCGCAGCCACCGGTTCCCATGGCGGCGGCAGTTCCCGTCATCGGCTATGATCAGCCGGAATCCGACCTAAACTTGGTGAGTGGCGGATACCAACATCACCTCCATGGGCATCCGATGCTCCCCACCGTGGACGCCAGCGGAGACGAAGCAGCGGCAATGGCGGTCGCCGAGGCGCATTCCGGTGGCATGATACCGCTCTCGGTGCTCAACTAA